The following are from one region of the Stigmatella ashevillena genome:
- a CDS encoding M20/M25/M40 family metallo-hydrolase: protein MREMGEAAARWLEDRAGEMDEALGALVQVNSYTENPEGGRKLGGLLRECFAVPGLSAEVVLSARFADHLVFRSAGRAGTRPVALVGHLDTVYPPGRFEGYRKDGPLRRGPGVLDMKGGLVVMAWALRALAASGGLQALAPLRLVVVSDEEVGSPEGQGVVREAIGGAGACLVFEAGREGDAIITQRKGTGGVKVVAHGKAAHAGNAYAEGANAIWALARFVDGAQQLTDVPRGLTVNVGRVVGGQGKNTLPDRAEADVDLRFCTREEGEELVRRLQHLATQASQGIPGTRLELVGGVARDPLERTEASAALMAAYGRCAHASGLGHAESPRVGGGSDASTAFGLGIPSIDGLGPRGKGFHTVEEYIEVETLRSKAQALARFLTSWESSPSF, encoded by the coding sequence ATGCGTGAGATGGGAGAAGCGGCGGCTCGCTGGCTGGAGGACAGGGCCGGGGAGATGGACGAGGCGCTCGGCGCGCTGGTGCAGGTGAATTCCTACACGGAGAACCCCGAAGGAGGCCGGAAGCTGGGAGGGCTGCTCCGGGAGTGCTTCGCGGTGCCCGGTCTGTCCGCCGAAGTGGTGCTCAGCGCCCGTTTCGCGGATCACCTCGTGTTTCGCTCCGCGGGCCGGGCCGGCACGCGGCCGGTGGCGCTGGTGGGACATCTGGATACCGTCTATCCGCCGGGCCGGTTCGAGGGCTACCGGAAGGACGGGCCACTGCGGCGGGGCCCGGGGGTGCTCGACATGAAGGGGGGCCTGGTCGTCATGGCCTGGGCCCTCCGGGCGCTGGCGGCCTCCGGTGGGTTGCAGGCACTGGCGCCGCTCCGGCTGGTGGTGGTCTCGGACGAGGAGGTGGGGTCTCCCGAGGGGCAGGGCGTCGTGCGCGAGGCGATTGGCGGCGCGGGCGCATGCCTCGTCTTCGAGGCGGGCCGGGAGGGGGATGCCATCATCACCCAGCGCAAGGGCACGGGAGGGGTAAAGGTGGTGGCCCACGGCAAGGCCGCCCATGCGGGCAATGCGTATGCCGAGGGGGCCAATGCGATCTGGGCGCTGGCCCGCTTCGTGGACGGGGCCCAGCAGCTCACCGATGTGCCGCGCGGGCTCACGGTCAACGTGGGGCGGGTGGTGGGCGGTCAGGGGAAGAACACCCTCCCGGACCGGGCCGAGGCGGATGTGGATCTGCGCTTCTGCACCCGGGAAGAGGGGGAGGAGCTGGTGCGGCGCCTCCAACACCTGGCCACGCAGGCCAGCCAGGGCATTCCGGGGACCCGGCTGGAGCTGGTGGGTGGGGTGGCCCGGGATCCGCTGGAGCGCACCGAGGCCTCCGCGGCGTTGATGGCCGCCTACGGCCGGTGCGCCCACGCCTCGGGGCTGGGCCACGCCGAGTCTCCCCGGGTGGGTGGGGGGTCGGATGCCAGCACCGCGTTTGGCCTGGGAATCCCCTCGATTGATGGGCTGGGCCCCCGAGGCAAGGGCTTTCACACCGTGGAGGAGTACATCGAGGTGGAGACGCTGCGCTCCAAGGCCCAGGCCCTGGCACGTTTCCTGACCTCGTGGGAGTCCTCTCCGTCCTTCTAA
- a CDS encoding host attachment protein, with the protein MSDKLWILVGNASRVRLFSANERGDDWKLLEEFRHDDSRARNTDLLEQRDNPNAGTLHGPPAETEPNGRRDLEHDRFARELSAHLDRGVDHHVFERLVIAAPPEFLGRLRKSLSKRVLQRLVLDLDADYSNLPARELPNRVPIL; encoded by the coding sequence ATGTCGGACAAGCTCTGGATTCTGGTGGGCAATGCGAGCCGGGTGAGGCTTTTCTCCGCGAACGAGCGAGGGGATGACTGGAAGTTGCTGGAAGAGTTCCGTCACGATGACAGCCGGGCACGCAACACGGATCTCCTGGAGCAACGGGACAATCCCAACGCCGGCACGTTGCATGGCCCCCCGGCCGAGACGGAACCCAATGGTCGGCGGGACTTGGAGCATGATCGGTTCGCCCGCGAGCTGTCCGCCCACCTGGACCGGGGCGTGGACCACCACGTCTTCGAGCGGCTGGTGATTGCCGCCCCACCGGAATTCTTGGGCCGGTTGCGCAAATCGCTCAGCAAACGGGTGCTCCAGCGCCTGGTGCTGGACCTTGACGCGGACTACTCCAACCTGCCCGCCCGTGAGCTGCCCAACCGTGTGCCGATCCTTTAG
- a CDS encoding methyl-accepting chemotaxis protein produces MTLPLLGTLKLRGRLTLYTTLLYVVPLAALGWLQFTDSRERVKLQVQETLSLEASGLRDLVEAMLAEREANVRNWAEAPSLRAALQGSAPTPSEATAELAAVLRHSPTFRGLVLFNLEGQAIAASPPGLLEAYVGHQAEVLASPWFRAALEERMTDKGLTLQASSIFRKRVLPLAAPVVSPLEAQQRGVLMAAYDWDHLARVVAPTLERARHRSHLSFALSVRRVDGTVLFEARGAPPIMGVTPLTVVVENDRRIRDVGDGWRFMAQVDPGEAYADESRTLLANFGLTGLAVMLAAMGTFLVARTVTRPLVALSGMVGRIIHDRDLSQPLPVQASNDEVGQLASAFALMLGHLRDTTASLQHGMRVLNNTVSELNQASRHQERNIARQAAALQETQVTAQEIKQTSLLAAEKAETVLSVAARAEDVGRSGEAAITNSLGGFEGLQEQVAQMAQSIARLNERTQQIGGITQTVKDLADQSNMLALNAAIEAVRSGEHGKGFGVVAREIRSLADQSIQATERVRDILGDISQAILSTAKMTEQGYTRMEEGLGQVRASGENLRELSTIVHDNAAAVRQIAAAVSQQNAGISQIFGAVTDLSTMMNETVTSLHSTSNAARTLQEVAEQMEHVARSYRV; encoded by the coding sequence ATGACCCTCCCCCTCCTTGGCACCCTCAAGCTGCGCGGGCGCCTGACGCTGTACACCACCCTGCTCTACGTGGTGCCGCTGGCGGCGCTGGGGTGGCTCCAGTTCACGGACTCCCGGGAGCGGGTGAAACTCCAGGTCCAGGAAACACTCTCCCTCGAGGCTTCGGGGCTGAGGGATCTCGTCGAGGCCATGCTCGCCGAACGGGAGGCGAACGTGCGCAACTGGGCGGAGGCACCCAGCCTCCGCGCGGCGCTCCAGGGCAGCGCTCCAACCCCCTCCGAGGCCACCGCGGAGCTGGCGGCCGTGCTGCGCCACTCGCCGACGTTCCGGGGCCTGGTGCTCTTCAACCTGGAGGGGCAAGCCATCGCCGCCAGCCCCCCGGGCCTGCTCGAGGCCTACGTGGGCCATCAGGCCGAGGTGCTCGCCAGTCCCTGGTTTCGCGCCGCGCTCGAGGAGCGGATGACGGACAAGGGGTTGACCCTCCAGGCCTCCTCCATCTTCCGCAAGCGCGTGCTGCCCCTGGCGGCCCCCGTGGTCAGCCCTCTGGAGGCCCAGCAGCGGGGGGTGCTGATGGCGGCGTATGACTGGGATCACCTCGCCCGCGTGGTGGCCCCCACGCTCGAGCGGGCCCGCCACCGCTCCCACCTCAGCTTCGCGCTCTCGGTGCGGCGCGTGGATGGCACGGTGCTCTTCGAGGCGCGGGGTGCTCCGCCCATCATGGGGGTGACGCCCCTGACCGTCGTGGTGGAGAACGACCGCCGGATCCGGGATGTGGGCGACGGCTGGCGCTTCATGGCGCAGGTGGACCCGGGGGAAGCGTACGCGGACGAGTCCCGCACGCTCCTGGCGAACTTCGGACTGACGGGGCTCGCCGTGATGCTGGCGGCCATGGGCACCTTCCTGGTGGCCCGTACCGTCACCCGGCCGCTGGTGGCGCTCAGCGGCATGGTGGGCCGCATCATCCACGACAGGGATCTCTCCCAGCCCCTGCCCGTGCAGGCCTCGAACGACGAGGTGGGCCAATTGGCCAGCGCGTTCGCGCTCATGCTGGGCCACCTCCGGGACACGACGGCCAGCCTCCAGCACGGCATGCGGGTGCTCAACAACACGGTGAGCGAGCTCAACCAGGCCTCCCGCCACCAGGAGCGCAACATCGCCCGTCAGGCCGCCGCACTCCAGGAGACGCAGGTGACGGCCCAGGAAATCAAGCAGACCTCCTTGCTGGCCGCGGAGAAGGCCGAAACGGTGCTCAGCGTGGCGGCGCGCGCCGAGGACGTGGGGCGCTCGGGCGAGGCCGCCATCACCAACAGCCTCGGGGGCTTCGAGGGCCTCCAGGAGCAAGTCGCGCAGATGGCGCAGAGCATCGCCCGGCTCAACGAGCGCACGCAGCAGATCGGCGGGATTACCCAAACGGTGAAGGACCTGGCGGATCAGTCCAACATGCTGGCGCTCAACGCCGCCATCGAGGCGGTGCGCAGCGGCGAGCACGGCAAGGGCTTCGGCGTGGTGGCCCGGGAGATCCGCTCCCTGGCGGACCAGTCCATCCAGGCCACCGAGCGCGTGCGGGACATCCTCGGGGACATCAGCCAGGCCATCCTCTCCACGGCGAAGATGACGGAGCAGGGCTACACCCGGATGGAAGAAGGCCTGGGGCAGGTGCGCGCCAGCGGCGAGAACCTCCGCGAGCTGTCCACCATCGTCCACGACAACGCCGCGGCCGTGCGGCAGATCGCCGCCGCGGTGAGCCAGCAGAACGCGGGCATCTCGCAGATTTTCGGCGCGGTGACGGACCTGTCCACGATGATGAACGAGACGGTCACCAGCCTGCACTCCACGAGCAACGCCGCGCGCACCCTGCAAGAGGTGGCCGAGCAGATGGAGCATGTGGCCCGCAGCTACCGGGTATAG
- a CDS encoding HAD family hydrolase, giving the protein MAPPRALLFDLGNVLVFHDNGLLFQRLGARAGLPPQEVAQRLTGAGWTAANRGQLNAEGIRRDVCGALGVELPMEEFAPLWSCHFTVHEAVLPRVEALEGRVKRVLVSNTNVLHVASLRPRLPLLQRFDALLMSCEVGLIKPEPAFFQLALERAGCAPEEAAFFDDLPEYVEAANALGIRGHLFTDAPTFDAQLKALGL; this is encoded by the coding sequence ATGGCTCCCCCCCGCGCCCTCCTCTTCGATCTGGGCAACGTCCTGGTGTTCCACGACAACGGTCTGCTCTTCCAACGGCTGGGCGCACGGGCGGGCCTGCCGCCCCAGGAAGTGGCGCAGCGGCTCACCGGCGCGGGCTGGACGGCGGCCAACCGGGGACAGTTGAACGCGGAGGGCATCCGCCGGGACGTGTGCGGGGCACTCGGGGTAGAGCTGCCCATGGAGGAGTTTGCTCCCCTCTGGAGCTGCCACTTCACCGTGCACGAGGCGGTGCTGCCCCGCGTGGAGGCGCTGGAGGGCCGGGTGAAGCGGGTGCTGGTGTCCAACACCAACGTCCTCCACGTGGCCTCCCTGCGGCCCCGGTTGCCCCTGCTCCAACGCTTCGACGCGCTGCTGATGAGCTGCGAGGTGGGCCTCATCAAGCCCGAGCCCGCCTTCTTCCAACTCGCCCTGGAGCGCGCGGGCTGCGCCCCCGAGGAGGCCGCCTTCTTCGATGACCTCCCCGAATATGTGGAGGCCGCCAACGCACTCGGCATCCGCGGCCACCTCTTCACCGACGCGCCCACCTTCGATGCCCAACTGAAGGCGCTGGGCCTCTGA
- a CDS encoding glutathione S-transferase family protein produces MSEFTLVVASKNHSSWSLRPYLVLAHLGVPFREVLVALDTPDTAAQISRYSPSGRLPALLHGELVIWDSLAICEYLAETFPEARLWPQAPAARAHARSLVAEMHSGFQALRENMSMDLRARKPGQGRAPGVAENIARIQAAWGECRARFGQGGPFLFGHFTIADAFYAPVVTRFVTYEVALDAVGQAYRDAVLALPALQAWTEAARHEPPVARYALP; encoded by the coding sequence ATGTCCGAATTCACGCTCGTCGTCGCCTCGAAGAATCATTCCTCCTGGTCGCTGCGGCCCTACCTCGTGCTGGCCCACCTCGGGGTGCCTTTCCGGGAGGTGCTGGTGGCGCTGGACACGCCGGACACCGCTGCGCAGATTTCCCGCTACTCGCCCAGTGGGCGCCTGCCCGCGCTGCTCCATGGGGAACTGGTGATCTGGGACTCGCTGGCCATCTGCGAGTACCTGGCGGAGACGTTCCCCGAGGCCCGCTTGTGGCCCCAGGCGCCCGCGGCCCGTGCCCATGCGCGCTCGCTGGTGGCCGAAATGCACTCGGGCTTTCAGGCGCTGCGAGAGAACATGTCGATGGACTTGAGGGCCCGGAAGCCGGGCCAGGGGCGCGCCCCGGGCGTGGCCGAGAACATTGCCCGCATCCAGGCCGCGTGGGGCGAGTGCCGGGCCCGCTTCGGACAGGGGGGGCCGTTTCTCTTCGGGCACTTCACCATCGCGGACGCCTTCTACGCGCCCGTCGTGACCCGCTTCGTGACGTATGAGGTGGCGCTGGACGCGGTGGGGCAGGCCTACCGGGATGCGGTGCTGGCGCTGCCGGCGCTCCAGGCGTGGACGGAGGCGGCGCGGCACGAGCCCCCCGTGGCCCGCTACGCGCTGCCGTAG
- a CDS encoding adenylate/guanylate cyclase domain-containing protein produces the protein MVEAPQAETRSVSAIMFTAMVSREARVPAEEVLEGELKKEHARLVRELLPRQGGREVKVTEDGFLLAFEEGLKAVQFGVALQEALRCYNQHASSERQMALRIGVHVGPVVFRGGDLFGEGVNLAARIEALARPGTLYVSEAVMQQVKGHALPPALRLRRNALKGLRLPVEVFRIEPREATPRRALFARVRSLIAQRRARG, from the coding sequence ATGGTGGAGGCTCCACAAGCCGAGACTCGAAGTGTCTCGGCCATCATGTTCACGGCGATGGTGTCACGAGAGGCGCGAGTCCCGGCGGAAGAGGTTCTGGAAGGGGAGCTGAAAAAGGAGCACGCGCGTCTGGTGCGGGAGTTGCTGCCGCGCCAGGGTGGGCGGGAAGTGAAGGTCACGGAGGACGGCTTCCTGCTGGCGTTCGAGGAGGGGCTGAAGGCCGTGCAATTTGGTGTGGCGCTCCAGGAAGCGCTGCGCTGTTACAACCAGCACGCCTCCTCCGAGCGGCAGATGGCGCTGCGCATCGGCGTCCACGTCGGCCCGGTGGTGTTCCGGGGAGGAGACCTGTTCGGCGAGGGCGTGAACCTGGCGGCGCGCATCGAGGCGCTGGCCCGGCCGGGCACGCTCTACGTCAGCGAGGCGGTGATGCAGCAGGTGAAGGGGCATGCCCTGCCTCCGGCCTTGCGCTTGCGGCGCAACGCGCTCAAGGGGCTGCGTCTGCCCGTGGAGGTGTTTCGCATCGAGCCGCGTGAGGCCACTCCCCGGCGGGCCCTCTTTGCCCGGGTCCGCTCGCTCATCGCCCAGCGCCGCGCGCGGGGCTGA
- a CDS encoding esterase/lipase family protein: MPAKQHIYLVPGFFGFTNLGELLYFGHVRDFLQAEFARRGVEAEVVAILSHPTASIRQRTADLLKAIQETASEDDGPIHLIGHSTGGLDSRLFVSPGASLREGLALELYASRVRSVVTVSTPHAGTPLASFFLGVFGQQLLRLLSLFTVYVLRFGRLPLRVVFRLGHVLSRADDQLGWKATLLDQLFDQLLGDFSSDRREAVSRFLGDVGNDTSLIPQLTPEGIDLFNAACSDRPHVRYGSVVTQARPPSLRTRLSAGLDPYAQLTHSVYAFFYGQTRNMPLNRIPLHTAAQTAALVRAFGALPNPQSCDGIVPTRSQVYGQVIGAVRADHLDAIGHFDQPTHQPPHVDWLISGSGFRRPQFEKLWKDVSSFLLDEPVP; the protein is encoded by the coding sequence ATGCCCGCGAAGCAGCACATCTACCTCGTCCCAGGGTTCTTCGGCTTCACCAACCTGGGGGAGCTGCTGTACTTCGGCCACGTTCGCGACTTCCTCCAGGCGGAGTTTGCCCGGCGCGGGGTAGAGGCGGAGGTGGTGGCGATCCTCTCCCACCCCACGGCCTCCATCCGGCAGCGGACGGCGGATCTGCTCAAGGCCATCCAAGAGACGGCCAGCGAGGACGATGGGCCCATCCACCTCATTGGCCACTCCACCGGAGGACTGGACTCCCGGCTCTTCGTCAGCCCGGGCGCGTCCCTGCGCGAGGGGCTGGCGCTGGAGTTGTACGCCTCCCGGGTGCGCTCGGTGGTGACGGTGTCCACCCCCCACGCGGGCACGCCCCTGGCCTCCTTCTTCCTGGGCGTCTTTGGCCAGCAGTTGCTGCGGCTCCTGTCGCTCTTCACCGTCTATGTGCTGCGCTTCGGGCGGCTGCCGCTGCGGGTGGTCTTCCGGCTGGGGCACGTGCTGTCGCGGGCGGATGATCAGCTGGGGTGGAAGGCGACGCTGCTGGACCAACTGTTTGATCAGCTCCTCGGCGACTTCTCCTCGGATCGCCGCGAGGCCGTCTCGCGGTTCCTGGGGGACGTGGGCAACGACACCTCGCTCATCCCCCAGCTCACCCCCGAGGGGATCGATCTGTTCAACGCGGCCTGCTCGGACAGGCCACACGTGCGCTATGGCTCGGTGGTGACGCAGGCCCGGCCCCCCTCCCTGCGCACCCGGCTGTCCGCGGGGCTGGACCCCTACGCGCAGCTCACCCACTCGGTGTACGCGTTCTTCTATGGCCAGACGCGGAACATGCCCCTGAACCGGATTCCGTTGCACACGGCGGCTCAGACGGCGGCGCTGGTGCGAGCCTTCGGGGCCCTGCCCAATCCCCAGTCGTGTGATGGCATCGTCCCCACCCGCTCCCAGGTGTATGGGCAAGTGATTGGCGCGGTGAGGGCGGACCACCTGGATGCCATCGGCCACTTCGATCAGCCCACCCACCAGCCGCCGCACGTGGACTGGCTCATCTCCGGCTCGGGTTTCCGGAGGCCCCAGTTCGAAAAGCTGTGGAAGGACGTGTCCAGCTTCCTGCTGGACGAGCCGGTGCCCTGA
- the dps gene encoding DNA starvation/stationary phase protection protein Dps → MKFTSHVNLPADAREDLIELLNKDLANAIDLHWQVKQAHWNIRGKHFISRHLLFDSLADHLRKQADSMAERAGTLGGYAEGTIRLAAKNSQLPEYDLQAVDGDAHLAALVDRFARYAASIREGIQRSEALEDPVTVDLLTQILSEVELDLWFLESHLQGDVRMPTRARREEQPPTSHA, encoded by the coding sequence ATGAAATTTACCAGCCACGTCAATCTTCCCGCCGACGCGCGCGAGGATCTCATCGAGCTGCTGAACAAGGATCTCGCCAACGCCATCGATCTGCACTGGCAGGTAAAGCAGGCGCACTGGAACATCCGAGGCAAGCACTTCATCAGCCGCCACCTGCTGTTCGACAGCCTGGCCGACCACCTGCGCAAGCAGGCGGACTCCATGGCCGAGCGGGCGGGGACCTTGGGAGGCTACGCCGAAGGCACCATCCGCCTGGCCGCGAAGAACAGCCAGTTGCCCGAGTACGACTTGCAGGCCGTGGACGGAGATGCCCACCTGGCGGCCCTGGTGGACCGCTTCGCACGGTACGCGGCCAGCATCCGCGAGGGCATCCAACGCTCCGAGGCCCTGGAGGACCCCGTGACGGTGGACCTGCTCACGCAAATCTTGAGCGAGGTGGAGCTCGACCTGTGGTTCCTGGAGAGCCACCTGCAAGGGGATGTGCGCATGCCCACCCGCGCACGCCGCGAAGAGCAGCCCCCCACCTCTCACGCCTGA
- a CDS encoding glutathione S-transferase family protein codes for MIDLYTFTTPNGQKASIALEELGLPYTVKVINISKGEQFHPEFLAINPNNKIPAIVDHSVPGGLKLFESGAILLYLAEKTGRLLPTDPVGKAEVTQWLMFQMGGVGPMLGQLGFFTRFAPTKIPLAIERYRNESSRILGVLDRHLSSRDYVAREFSVADIALYPWLVSARNIYPELFRPLTALPQWLERVGARPAVQRGMKVPNLSR; via the coding sequence ATGATCGATCTCTACACGTTCACGACCCCCAATGGGCAGAAGGCCTCCATTGCCCTCGAAGAGCTGGGACTGCCCTACACGGTGAAGGTGATCAACATCTCCAAGGGTGAGCAGTTCCACCCCGAGTTCCTCGCCATCAACCCCAACAACAAGATTCCCGCCATCGTGGACCACTCGGTGCCAGGAGGGCTGAAGCTCTTCGAGTCCGGCGCCATCCTGCTCTACCTGGCGGAGAAGACAGGGCGGCTGCTGCCCACGGATCCGGTGGGCAAGGCCGAGGTGACGCAGTGGCTGATGTTCCAGATGGGCGGCGTGGGCCCGATGCTCGGACAGCTCGGCTTCTTCACCCGCTTCGCCCCCACGAAGATCCCCCTGGCCATCGAGCGCTACCGCAATGAGAGCAGCCGCATCCTGGGCGTGCTGGACCGGCACCTGAGCAGCCGGGACTACGTGGCCCGCGAGTTCTCCGTGGCGGACATCGCCCTGTATCCCTGGCTGGTGTCCGCCCGAAACATATACCCTGAACTCTTCAGGCCCTTGACGGCGCTGCCCCAGTGGCTGGAGCGCGTGGGGGCCCGTCCCGCCGTCCAGCGGGGCATGAAGGTCCCCAACCTCTCGCGGTAA
- a CDS encoding protein adenylyltransferase SelO: protein MASLEQLTFSNPYASLPPEFSVRVRPAPLAEARLVSVSPEALRLLDLEEAEAQRPEFVEVMGGARLLPGMEPVATVYSGHQFGVYVPRLGDGRALLLGEVHNAAGERWEVQLKGSGPTPFSRMGDGRAVLRSTVREYLCSEAMHALGIPTTRALCVIGSPEAVYREEVETGAILVRLAPSHVRFGTFEYFAHTEQTGHVALLAEHVIARHFPHLAGAPDRHTRLFSEVVERTARLVAQWQAVGFAHGVMNTDNMSLLGLTLDYGPFGFLDDFEPGFICNHSDHSGRYAFDKQPRIALWNLSCLAQALLSLVPEDALRAALESFAPTYSALWQARMREKLGLREEREDDRGLLEALLARMAESRTDYTRFFRALGHFDSSPQARNEPLRALFSRPEGFEAWASLYRTRLAAEGSVDAERHERMARVNPKYVLRNYLAQTAILRAQQGDFSEVDRLRAVLSRPFEEQPRSEPYAAPPPSWGRHLEVSCSS, encoded by the coding sequence ATGGCCTCGCTCGAGCAGCTCACCTTCTCCAACCCCTACGCCTCCCTGCCCCCGGAGTTCAGCGTCCGGGTGCGCCCCGCTCCCCTCGCGGAGGCGCGACTCGTGAGCGTCAGCCCGGAGGCGCTCCGGCTGCTGGACCTGGAGGAGGCCGAGGCCCAGCGCCCCGAGTTCGTGGAGGTGATGGGCGGCGCGCGGCTCCTGCCGGGCATGGAGCCCGTGGCCACAGTCTACTCCGGCCACCAGTTCGGGGTGTATGTGCCTCGGCTGGGGGACGGGCGGGCCCTGCTGCTGGGCGAGGTGCACAACGCGGCGGGCGAGCGGTGGGAGGTGCAGCTCAAGGGCTCGGGCCCCACCCCGTTCTCCCGCATGGGAGATGGGCGCGCGGTGCTGCGCTCCACCGTGCGGGAATACCTCTGCAGCGAGGCCATGCACGCCCTGGGCATTCCCACCACGCGGGCCCTCTGTGTCATTGGCAGCCCCGAGGCGGTCTACCGCGAGGAGGTGGAAACAGGCGCCATCCTGGTGCGACTGGCTCCCTCACACGTGCGCTTCGGAACCTTCGAGTACTTCGCCCACACCGAGCAGACCGGACATGTGGCCCTGCTGGCCGAGCACGTCATCGCGCGGCACTTCCCTCACCTGGCCGGAGCGCCGGACCGGCACACGCGCTTGTTCTCGGAGGTGGTCGAGCGCACCGCGCGCCTCGTGGCGCAATGGCAGGCGGTGGGTTTTGCCCACGGGGTGATGAACACAGACAACATGTCCCTGCTGGGGCTCACCCTGGACTATGGCCCCTTCGGCTTCCTGGACGACTTCGAGCCCGGCTTCATCTGCAACCACTCGGATCATTCCGGCCGCTACGCCTTCGACAAACAGCCGCGCATCGCCCTGTGGAATCTGTCGTGTCTGGCCCAGGCGCTCCTCTCGCTCGTTCCAGAGGATGCGCTCCGGGCGGCGCTGGAGTCCTTCGCCCCCACCTACTCCGCCCTCTGGCAGGCACGGATGCGGGAGAAGCTCGGCCTGCGGGAGGAGCGGGAGGACGACCGGGGCCTCCTGGAAGCCCTGCTGGCCCGGATGGCGGAGTCCCGGACGGACTACACCCGCTTCTTCCGGGCCCTGGGACACTTCGATTCCTCGCCCCAGGCCCGCAACGAGCCCCTGCGGGCCCTGTTCTCCCGTCCGGAAGGCTTCGAGGCGTGGGCGTCCCTCTACCGCACGCGGCTGGCGGCCGAGGGCAGCGTGGACGCCGAGCGCCACGAGCGCATGGCCCGCGTCAATCCCAAGTACGTGCTGCGCAACTATCTGGCCCAGACGGCCATCCTCCGGGCCCAGCAAGGGGACTTCAGTGAAGTGGACCGCCTGCGCGCGGTGCTGTCTCGCCCCTTCGAGGAGCAACCCAGGTCGGAGCCGTATGCAGCGCCCCCTCCCAGTTGGGGCAGGCACCTCGAGGTAAGCTGCAGTTCATGA
- a CDS encoding inorganic diphosphatase, whose amino-acid sequence MVPDFTQLPSRGEHGALHIVVESPRGSTVKLKYEPTLRAFTISRPLTRGLQYPYDWGFIPGTRGPDGDPLDAMVYWDVATWPGVVLPCRALGVLQVDQKTSDGTGRERNDRLLVVPVSAVRAGHLRSHEDLSQREREELEHFFLTAVAFEDKDARILGWAGPEEAERMVTPSTGS is encoded by the coding sequence ATGGTTCCTGACTTCACGCAATTGCCCTCCCGGGGGGAGCATGGCGCTCTCCACATCGTCGTCGAATCTCCTCGCGGCTCCACCGTGAAACTGAAGTACGAGCCGACACTGAGGGCTTTCACCATCAGCCGGCCGCTGACCCGGGGGCTTCAGTATCCTTACGACTGGGGTTTCATCCCGGGGACGCGGGGGCCTGACGGAGATCCGCTGGATGCGATGGTGTACTGGGACGTGGCCACCTGGCCGGGCGTGGTGTTGCCGTGCCGGGCCCTCGGCGTGCTTCAGGTGGACCAGAAGACATCGGACGGCACGGGCCGCGAGCGCAATGATCGGCTCCTCGTGGTGCCCGTGTCCGCGGTGCGCGCCGGACACCTGCGCAGCCACGAGGACCTGTCCCAGCGCGAGCGGGAAGAGCTGGAGCACTTCTTTCTGACCGCCGTGGCCTTCGAGGACAAGGACGCGCGCATTCTTGGGTGGGCGGGGCCCGAGGAGGCCGAGCGGATGGTGACCCCGAGCACGGGGAGCTGA
- a CDS encoding CHAD domain-containing protein: MPPPTPIRGLSPASRLDEAARRILAGRLADVRHPEFSLSDELSLEGVHDMRVATRRLRAALQVFRQTGRLDEVDRQVKQLQDALGEVRDIHVQRDWLAQATRKQKAQHRAGLKDLQHRREALLDDRSARLRRALKRWSERTVPLLLLRMGEMKDAHAYGGGRIRRHLRQRLKRVEKRMARYAEAPDAITAHELRKKTKKFRYALEVFQPALSRTMEALLEILVPLQEGLGELHDADVRLELLGHVSAEAPPAEREAARTLLETVREERAQRAAEIARELQRWQSEQIIRRLRRMLG; the protein is encoded by the coding sequence ATGCCCCCTCCCACGCCCATCCGCGGGCTAAGCCCCGCGAGCCGGTTGGATGAAGCCGCCCGGCGCATTCTCGCGGGCCGCCTGGCCGATGTCCGTCACCCCGAGTTCAGCCTCTCGGACGAGCTCTCCCTGGAGGGGGTCCACGACATGCGCGTGGCCACCCGCCGCCTGCGCGCGGCCCTTCAGGTGTTCCGCCAGACAGGCCGCCTCGATGAGGTGGACCGCCAGGTGAAGCAGCTCCAGGACGCGCTCGGCGAGGTGAGGGACATTCACGTCCAGAGGGACTGGCTGGCCCAGGCCACCCGGAAGCAGAAGGCCCAGCACCGCGCGGGCCTCAAGGACCTCCAACATCGGCGGGAGGCACTGCTCGACGACCGCTCGGCGCGGCTGCGGCGCGCGCTGAAGCGCTGGTCAGAACGCACGGTCCCCCTGCTCCTGCTGCGCATGGGAGAGATGAAGGACGCCCATGCCTACGGCGGAGGACGCATCCGCCGCCACCTGCGCCAGCGCCTCAAGCGGGTGGAGAAGCGCATGGCGCGGTACGCCGAGGCCCCCGATGCGATCACCGCGCACGAGTTGCGCAAGAAGACCAAGAAGTTCCGCTATGCGCTGGAAGTCTTCCAGCCTGCCTTGAGCCGCACCATGGAGGCCCTGCTGGAAATCCTCGTCCCGCTCCAGGAGGGGTTGGGCGAGTTGCATGATGCGGACGTACGGCTGGAGTTGCTCGGGCACGTATCTGCCGAAGCCCCCCCCGCGGAGCGGGAGGCGGCCAGAACGCTCTTGGAAACGGTGCGTGAGGAGCGTGCCCAGCGCGCGGCGGAGATTGCCCGCGAACTCCAGCGCTGGCAGTCCGAGCAGATCATCCGGAGGCTGCGCCGGATGCTGGGCTGA